The sequence TTCATCCACATGCCCGCCGCGCTGACCTTCCCCATCGGCAGCCGGTTCTACGACTGGAAGTACGAGTCCGAGCCCGAGCCGCACATGAACGGCCGCCGGATCTACCACGCCCGCGGCAAGGTCCTGGGCGGTTCCAGCAGCATCAACGGCATGATCTTCCAGCGGGGCAATCCCCTGGACTACGAGCGCTGGGCCGCCGACCCGGGCATGGAGACCTGGGACTTCGCCCACTGCCTGCCCTATTTCAAGCGGATGGAGAACTGCCTCGCCGCGGACCCGGACGATCCCCTGCGAGGACACGACGGGCCTCTGGTGCTTGAGCGCGGGCCGGTGCGCAACCCGCTGTTCGCGGCGTTCTTCGAGGCGGCGCAGCAGGCCGGCTACCCGCTGACCGACGACGTCAACGGATACCGCCAGGAGGGCTTCGCCCGTTTCGACCGCACCATCCGCCGGGGGCGCCGGCTCTCCGCCGCGCGGGCCTACCTGCATCCCGTCAGGAGACGCCCCAACCTGGAGATCAGGACCCGGGCGTTCGTCACGAGGATCCTCTTCGAGGGGGGACGCGCCGTCGGCGTCGAGTACAACGGCCGGACGGTCCGCGCGGGCGAGGTCGTCCTCTGCGGCGGCGCGATCAACTCCCCGCAGCTGCTCCAGCTCTCCGGTGTGGGCGACGCCGCCGAACTGGGCGCCCTCGGCGTCGACGTCGTGCACGACCTGCCGGGGGTGGGGGAGAACCTGCAGGACCATCTGGAGGTCTACATCCAGTACGGCTGCAGGCGGCCGGTGTCGATGCAGCCCGCGATGAAGTGGCGCAACCGGCCGTGGATAGGCGCGCAATGGCTGTTCCTGCGCAGCGGGCCCGGAGCGACCAACCACTTCGAGGCGGGCGGTTTCGTTCGCGGCAACGACGACGTCGACTACCCCAACCTGATGTTCCACTTCCTGCCCGTCGCCGTCCGCTACGACGGGTCCGCGCCCGTCGGCGGGCACGGCTACCAGGTGCACATCGGGCCGATGTACTCCGACGCGCGCGGCTCGGTGAAGATCAGGAGCACCGATCCCCGGGTCCATCCGGCGCTGCGGTTCAACTACCTGTCCACCGCGCGGGACCGGCGGGAGTGGGTGGAGGCGGTCCGGGTCGCCCGCGACGTCCTGACCCAGCGGGCGATGGACGAGTTCAACGCGGGGGAGCTGTCGCCCGGACCGGAGGTCCGGACCGACCAGGAGATCCTGGACTGGGTGGCCAAGGACGGCGAGACCGCGCTGCACCCCTCCTGCACCGCCCGGATGGGCGTCGACGACCTCGCC comes from Streptosporangium roseum DSM 43021 and encodes:
- the betA gene encoding choline dehydrogenase — translated: MRDEADMYDFVIVGGGSAGSALANRLSADPANRVLVLEAGRPDYPWDVFIHMPAALTFPIGSRFYDWKYESEPEPHMNGRRIYHARGKVLGGSSSINGMIFQRGNPLDYERWAADPGMETWDFAHCLPYFKRMENCLAADPDDPLRGHDGPLVLERGPVRNPLFAAFFEAAQQAGYPLTDDVNGYRQEGFARFDRTIRRGRRLSAARAYLHPVRRRPNLEIRTRAFVTRILFEGGRAVGVEYNGRTVRAGEVVLCGGAINSPQLLQLSGVGDAAELGALGVDVVHDLPGVGENLQDHLEVYIQYGCRRPVSMQPAMKWRNRPWIGAQWLFLRSGPGATNHFEAGGFVRGNDDVDYPNLMFHFLPVAVRYDGSAPVGGHGYQVHIGPMYSDARGSVKIRSTDPRVHPALRFNYLSTARDRREWVEAVRVARDVLTQRAMDEFNAGELSPGPEVRTDQEILDWVAKDGETALHPSCTARMGVDDLAVVDPLSMRVHGLDGLRVVDASVMPYVTNGNIYAPVMMVAEKAADLILGDTPMAAEPAGFYRHRGGADG